CCTCAGCTTCTGCTTTGGCTTTTTCTTGGCGGAGTTTTTCTTCTAGGAgagctttctcttttcttttggccCCTTCATAAGCCGCATCACTTCTTATTTTCCTTTCTTCTATCTGGGACCTGAGTTCATGGTCCCTTTGGATAGTAGTCAAGTGATTATCAAGTGCTTCGGCACTACAGATGATGAGCCAAAAATTAGAAAACAGAAAGTCCAAATCTGacttaaataataaaaaagaagaaggagatgataaatcattaaaattccagggaaaaaaaaatatcaaaagcaTAAGCACTTCAATGAGGGGAGGCAAAAAAACAATACAACATTATTAACAAAGGAATTGTAGTCTTACATTTTTCGTTGATATTGGGTATCAAGCTTTCTCTCATTTTCACGCCTTGCTTCTCCATACTTATTAACTCAAAGAAATGCAGAAGAAACCTTTTCATTTTCACTCATCAGATCTGACTCCATTGTAAAAATTTTGTTCCTAATCTCCTCCTGTTTATTGAGCCAATTAATATTGTCATGCACCAAGTATGGAATTCTATGACCACAATAAGAAGAAAAATTTGCAGGGAAACCATGGAGCTCGAGCATGTAGCCAAGGTATGAGATACGCTCTTCAAGAGATATGTGCCCTAGTTATTCATAATACTAATTGAATAATTAAACATTTTGCAACAAAAATTATGCACAAATTCTACATCAGACGAAACATCATCCACTAGATAGCTACAGACCTTGACCCCAAGCTGATGTTCACTGGTTAGCTCCATCAAACCTCCTTCCACCAATCCTGTTTCTTCCATCAAGTATGGCTAAATTTCAAGTGCTGGCTCATTCTCAGAGTCATCATCATCACTAAgagataaatcaagaaaatacaaAGTATTAATAGAAACTAGCGAGGTCTCTAACAATCAATCTGATATCACATACCATAGAAATATCATAGAAGTCTGTCATGAATACACAACAGCTGAATAAAGCTTTTGATGACAGAATAGGGATGCAAAACTTGAATTGATAAATGGAATATAAGTAAAGGAAAACAATCAAGGCCAGTTAAATGCATACCTAACATAAAGGTCGTTAAAATTAAACCTATTAGCAGAAAGGGAGCTTCTATCTTGAGCTTCCTCATATGCATTGTCAATGTCATCCACCTCATCATCGAGAACATGCATTACAAATGGCCTAGAACGTCTTTCTACGCTCTTCACATTTGAAAGTTGACTATACAAAATTTACAACTGAACGCTTAGTTAAACAAAAAAACACATATGCACCAAGCAGTTATCTAAATCACACACGTACATACACGCACCCTTTCCCCACCCGAACCCCACCTAATTAACACACTAGACCAGATATTAATTCTATCAATTTCTTGTAGTAAATTAATCAAACAGTTTCAAGGCAAATGAATGAAACAAAGTAAGTTATAGAGAAAATTATGGATTGTCCAATACTCGAAAATATAACTTATCTTTCCAAAAAGGTCCTACCCTaggaataaaacaaaaatatttcaaacttaatAAAAGACTTTTTTGTGGTAGTtctaaaacacaaaataaaaacagAAAGATAAAAACTTGGGGTCGAGAAACTAAATATAATGATAATGGAAAAATAGTAGCCCTACagagcattcaaatttaaaaaccATCAGGATCAAAGCTCAACAGCAATGATAATCACTGCATAGAATATATTTATGCACACATAATCTGTCTATAATTTGTTCATTATTAAGCTCAATGATATAAACACCTTATAAAACTTCAAaagaatttaaaatatattagattaatgttttccattattgtaaatgcaTTATTCGCCTAGTTTTCCATTATGTACTAGTGCATTCCATTCATCAACAACAACCATATACTTCACACTAGTTAAAACAAAACATTTCACAAATGACAAATATGGAATAGAATATAGAAATAAGTTGAGACAACtgcagttatataaatatatatatagagagagaaagagatctTTTCTGAACTATGAGGCCTTGAAAGTGAGTATCAAAATCTGAAATTCCAGAGCTTAACTAGTCAGAATCCATTGATGCTTCTGCTGCTTCAGCAACGCCCAAAAGCTTTAAACACTCATTCCAACACTCAGCACCCCTCCATAGAAGCTTAGTTGCAAGACCATAATACCCAACATCATTAACATCTTACATGAACACCCTATTTCCTCCTTTTTTTcttcaaaagataaaaataaagagtACCCATTAACCTTTAGGGGAATAAGCATGAAGTAGTCCTCCAGAAATTCCAAAAGCACCTCCTCCAATCCCAATTTCATCATAAATATCTATTCATAAGTTTAAGTCCTCTGCAGTAGTCTCCTGCATTGTATATAACAACATTGGTGCTCTCAAGAGTTTTTCTCTTAACACATAAAAGCTCTTTGGTCTTTCTTGTATTCTAATGCTTACAACCTCTCTAATTTTTCTCACTATATCCTCTCCATTAGAAATAATTCCAACACAAACAAATATATGTATTGATATATTCAAAATGTTTCTTGATATTAAACTAAAAtctaaaaacataaaaagaaaagaaaactcaTAGACAAACGGCTTCTTGAGCAGCTGGGTTGCTTGGGTTCTTGCTTCAGCAGGGGCATCATCATGTGTGCTTAGACTAATAGACTGTATTTCATTTCATTGATAGCTCATCTTTTTTGTACTGGCTTTAGCTGCATTGCAAATTTAAATTGTATGTATGTTAGTTTAGTGAATCTAATAGACTGTATTTTATCTTTGACACAACTGCTTCTTTATTAGATAGCTCATACTCAACCTACAAATTTGCACACTTGTACATATATCAATAGTGGAAAAAACTTGTTAGACATatgacaaataaaaaaaataaaaaaacatgatCAAAGCTTCTGAGTGGTGCTTATTGCATAATGTCACTTAATATCTGAGTGGTGCTTCCACAACAAGCAGCAATAATTATATACAGCAACAGAACAATCAAGCAATGGCTACTAGGTTCAATATTATTCATAAAATAAAACTACATTTTAAAGTAATGAAATTAGGAAAAAAAGTTTTATCaatcatttttttttagtttaatcaaGAACCATTCAGGAACTACAGAACTAGCATACATCAGTATATATAACATATacctatattatatatttatatatatatgcattaaaTTAGAAAGTATAATAAACAAAAGATAACAAAGGAAAAAATCTGTAAGTGTAGCCTGTTGTGAGTTGTCTTCTGAAAGCTAAGTGCTAACCCTGAAGAAATTTCTGGATCTCATCAGGAGATGATTGTATCTTCCAAACAAAAGGGaaacaaacatataattaaatacaaattcaTGTTGGCGCAATGGAAGTTATCATAGAGGAAGAAAAAACACACTGACCAGCCATATATAATTGCTAATCACTTTCTAGTTTCCATTATTTTGTTAGAACAAACCAACCATTTATTCTAAGAAGCCATTTGGTGAAAATATATAAAACTCTTAAGCGAATGAGACAACAGATGGGGCACGTAACCCACCTGGTGTCTTCTGTAGAGTGAATATTGTCTAGATCTTAGATCAAATCTTGCAAATATTATTCATACAAAAGTATATCTTAGAAACAGTATTACATGTATATACCTGAGCAAATATAGAATTGACTTtagaaatttattaaaaaaaaaatcttaataaatGAAGACCTGATGCCGTGAGAAACTGAGGTGTTGTGCCTACTGCTTGCTGCCATTTGGCTTTTGTGAAGCTTTGAGGTGTCCTTCCGAATTGATGCCATGACTAGTGAGGTGAGATGCCATGAAGACCTGGTGTCGTGAGGTTATATGCCTTGCGTGAAAGATAAGAGTTGCAGTGCATGAAAGATGAGAATGCCTCTTGCTTTTTGTCTTTCATAAACCGAAAATCTTGGACTCTTGGAATATTTCTGTACACAACAAAAATAGCacagaaattttttaaaacaaaattgtaCTTAGAATAGTATTCAAAATATGAAAACTAACAACGGCTTCGAGTACTTGAACTAATTAAGGAAACGTTTCCATTGGTAGTcttgaaaacaaaatcaaaaccaGATAAGAACAGAACATTGAgaagaaaaaataatacataaaaagaTCTAATAACCACCCTTGAGATCGTTGACAACATCGTAAGGAATGGGGGTGACAGTTTCCAACTGAGCTCCTTCGACCATGAAACCTGGCTTGGGACCCTCTGGCTGCCTCTTGGTGCTGATGGCCTCACCCTTCAACTTGGCCTCGGCCTTGAGCTTATTGTTCCTTAACTTTCTATTTCTGAACTCCTCAGTGCATCTAGAGGGCTGGACATGCTCCACACGAACATGAATCCTCTTCTTAATGATGCGATTCCCAACCTGCTTGTTAACCTCCATGCCAATAGCGCGCTTGGTGATGTTCCAGACACGCCCAGTTCGGCCATGGTAGAACTTGTGGGGCATACCCTTGTGAATGGTGCCGTTCACCTTAATATCGACATACTCGCCGGTCTTGTAGGTCTTGAGGTAGGTGGAGAGAGGGATGTACCCCTTCTTCCTGAAGGGACATGAAAATAGGTCTCGTGTCCGAGATCGTAGACCGTGTCTAGCTAGCATTTTCTTCTACCTCTCTTCTCTTCTTGCTCTAGGGTTTCTCTCTGTAACACGGAAAAGTCAAGCCCTAGATAAAATAGCACAGAAAATAACACTAATATTATTGCAAACTCGCATCATTTTCAAAATACTTGTACACAACCAAAAGAGAAATTTTGATAGAAGAGAAAAACCCAAATGAAACTCAAACTTCATGCCAAATGACTCTCCCAATTCAAAGAGAATCAAGTCAAAAGTGACTTTCTCAAAAGCTATTATGAAAATTACAGAGTATATAAATTCCAAGATCATAGTCAAGGATTCAAtgcccaaaaagaaaaggaaaaagaaaaagaaaacgcAGACCTTGAGATCAATATTGGAACAATTGACGAGATAGGGATTGAACTTGGGGTCTCTGAATATCCTTCTATTTTCTAGTTCCATGATTTGCGACTCTACTCTTAGAGCTTCTTTTTCCACCAAATCCCATCTCTGCTGCACATTTCCATTCTCTTTGTTTGTCTCCCTCCTCTGTCTCACTCTCCGCCAACGAACCCAGTCCCACGCTCGAACCTGCACACTGCTGAACATTCAATGACTATAGCGGAGATAGAAATCGTCAAGCTCCTGCGCGGTCGAGCCCCCGTCACCACCTCTGTCGAGTTTCCCACACCAGCCACCTGCAAGAGAGAACGTGAAAAAATGGAGTTGAGAGGTTAGAAATTAGATAGATGTGAGGGAGATAGAGTGTTGAGAAGAAAAAGGGTACGACAATGAGAGAAGAGGGAgattaatgaaataataaaataagaaagtATTTGATGGTATTAATTCATTTGCTCAAAAATTTGTGCGCCTTTTTTTTAATTCCAGAAAGTATTAATGACACTTCTTAAAATCTGTTATATTTCAACGTGatatttggtcaaaaatgttGACTAAGTCATAAATCCATATTGTCCACTTTTGGATGTCAATTACAAATAACATCCAGTGGAGTGTTCCGTCGTTCCATGGCACATAGAAATAATTCACTTTCGATCAAACTCTCCCCCTAACTGGTCTGATTGCATCGACAAACTACATTAGCTCTGGAGTTTTTTAAGTACTTTAATGTTTTCCTCTCGAGATGCACGGTAGAGCACATGCACATTTTCCCCAAACTCATCAGTCAATATCCATCTATCTTTTGGGAAGATTTTGCAAAACTTATCCATTCGTTTTCTAAATATCTAGGTAACTCATCTACATGCTAcatacataatattatttattcaaTATTAATTATGATGAGAAGAAAATTAGTACTATCTTATTATTATGAAATAATTTAACAAGAAAGCTTACCTCACTATTAATATATCATTGCTTCGCCAacaatatttcaaaaaaaaactTCTTTCGTGT
The genomic region above belongs to Humulus lupulus chromosome 1, drHumLupu1.1, whole genome shotgun sequence and contains:
- the LOC133802302 gene encoding large ribosomal subunit protein eL21x/eL21w-like isoform X2 — encoded protein: MLARHGLRSRTRDLFSCPFRKKGYIPLSTYLKTYKTGEYVDIKVNGTIHKGMPHKFYHGRTGRVWNITKRAIGMEVNKQVGNRIIKKRIHVRVEHVQPSRCTEEFRNRKLRNNKLKAEAKLKGEAISTKRQPEGPKPGFMVEGAQLETVTPIPYDVVNDLKGGY
- the LOC133802302 gene encoding large ribosomal subunit protein eL21x/eL21w-like isoform X1; amino-acid sequence: MLARHGLRSRTRDLFSCPFRKKGYIPLSTYLKTYKTGEYVDIKVNGTIHKGMPHKFYHGRTGRVWNITKRAIGMEVNKQVGNRIIKKRIHVRVEHVQPSRCTEEFRNRKLRNNKLKAEAKLKGEAISTKRQPEGPKPGFMVEGAQLETVTPIPYDVVNDLKEIFQESKIFGL